The nucleotide window CGTGTGGGCATATTCGAGACTCAAGGGCAGCACGGACCCGAGCGGCTCGCTCAAGCGCGGGGCGATGCGCGCGATCGCCCGGCTGTCCTCGGCCAGTCGCTGCTCGGCGGCCTTCTTCTCGTTGACGAGGTCGTCGAGCTCGCGATCGCCGAGGCGCTGAATGATGGTCCATGCCGCTTCGGCGTCGATCTGGTCGTCCTGAATGAAGTGGGCCGAGGGATGCCACGGGTCCTTGCGGCTCCGGGCGTAGGGGGCGATGTAGAACATCTCCAGCACGTTCCTGGGCGAATCGCGCAGCACTTGAAGAATTGATTCGGCGGTCGCTTCATCTTCGATGCCCAGCCGCTCGCGCACCCACGAGCGGGCCAGCGCATCGGACGGCGCCTTGGGGTCGGCGGCGAGCTTGGGCACGGCCACGACGTTGGCGTCGATCCATACTTCCTTGTCCATCCCGATGTACGGCCCGCGCCATCCCCCGCCGCGCACCCATGCCCACAACCCCGCCAGATTCACTTTGTCGCTCACCGTGGCAAGACCCATCGCGTCCGCCACTTCCTCCATCCCGTCGCGCCAGAGCGGCGGCTGATAGTTCGGCACGGCGCCCTTGGCTTCAAATTCCCGCTGGCACTGAAGCTCGTAAATGATCGGCCGGTCGCCGCAGACGAGACTGCTGGGGTTCCACTGCTGATAGCGCCAGAAATCGGTCTGCGTGAACTTGAACGAGAGGATCAGGCGATCGTCCTTGGGAAGCTGCTCGACGACGCGCCCGCACAGCTCGGCGTTGTCGTGCATTCCGCCCGGCCGAACGTTCCAGGCGCGGACGATGAGCTTGCGATTGAGCTTGCCGACGACGAGGCCGTAGAAGTAGTTGATGAATCGCACGAGCCGATCGGCCCGGCCCATGTTGGAGCAGCGGCTGCAATGCGGCGAATAGATGTCATTGCCGATCAGGTAAGGCACCTTCGCGGCGTCATTGTCGCCGAGGCGCAGCACGATGCCGTCGACGGGATCAAGTCGGCCGACCAGCGCGTCGAGGCACTCGCCGCTCATCTCGAGAAGTTCGTCGCTCGCCGGACAAAGCATCGGCGGACGATGATTGATGCACGTCATCGCCGAGCCGACCAGTTCCTCCGCCAGACTCGGCGCGTCATAGATGAGCCACACGCCCAGGCCCGCCGCCTTGGCGTCGTCGACGGTCTTCTGCACGCCGTCGTACTGTTCGGTGACCCATTGCCGAAGATCATTGGAGCTGAGCGTCTGCGGCCCGAGCAGGCCGGAGAGGCCGGTCGTGGGATAGATGATGATGTCGGAGTAGCCGAGCTGGCGAAGCAGGCGCGGGTCGCGATAGCGCGTCTGATGCGGCTGCTCGCCGGGGTTGTCGAGGATCATGGCAAGGGTGAGCATGAGAAAGTTTTAGCAACCAATTAAGGTTGAATCCATCGCGATCAATCTCTAATTTCAAACCCGACGCGAGAAAGAAAAACCTTCTGACCATTGGGTAGGCAGTTGCCTATTTGATGCGCAAGTTTGCGATGCTCTTACTCCCTCTCCCTCTGGGAGAGGGCTGGGGTGAGGGTGGATACGGAGTATGGCGCGCTTCGAATCGGATGTCATCCGTATTCGCAGCCACCCTCACCCGGCCCTGCGGGCCGACCTCTCCCGGAGGGAGAGGTGAGAAACACATCACCATTTACCCCGCCGGCGCCGGGTCCTGCACGGTGGCGGTGCCGTCTTCGCCGATGACGACGACGCCGAGTTCGGCCAGGGCGAGCAGCGCCGCCTGTTGCTCGGCTTCCTTCTTGTTGGAGCCCCACGCGGCGGGGTAGCGACGGCCGCTGATTTGAGCGCAGACCTGGAAGCACTTGCTGTGATCGGGGCCCTTCTCGTCGAGCAGGATGTACGAAGGTAATTCCGACAAGTGCTTCTGGGCATGCTGCTGCAGGACGGACTTGAAGTTCTGCTGATGCGTCGAGGCGGCGGTTTCGGCGATGATCGGTTGCATGTGCTCTAGGATGAATCGCCGTACCGGTTCGAACCCGCCGTCGAGATAGATCGCCGCCACCATCGATTCGTACACCGCCGCCGCCAGACTCGCCGGCAGTTGATCGCGCCCGCACATGCCCTTGCCGAGCTTGAGCAGTTCGGTGAGGCCGAGTTGGTCGGCGATCATCGCGCAGACTTTGCGGCTGACGACGGCGCTTTTGATCTTCGTCAGTTCGCCTTCGAGGTATTCGGGGTAGTTGTGGAACAGGTACTCGCAGGTGACGGCGCCGAGAATGGCGTCGCCGAAGAACTCCATGCGTTCGTTGGATTGCACGCGATGCTCGGCGACGGACGCGTGCGTCAGCGCCTCGCTGAGAATGGCGGGATTGGCGAAGGTGTGACCGACAATTTCTTCGGCCCGCCGCTGAATGTCCGGATCGAGATCGTGCATCCAAACCTCAGTGTGCACGCATCCACTTCCGCAGGGACGTTGAACAGACTGCGGAGGTGGGTGCATGGACCACCTACTGAACCTTTGCGCAAATTACTGTCAGCACGCTGCCTTGTCAATGATCGGCTTCGCCGCTACGCTTGGCTTATGCATACGCGGCAAGCTTACCGATCGGGTCTGTTGTGTGCGGCTTTATGTTTGTGGCTCGGCGCCTGCACCGCGCTTCACGCCGCGCCTCCGCCGGGATTCGATCCCAAACGTCACATCAGCGTCGACGAAGTCGCGCCCGGCATGAAGGGCTACGGCATGACGGTGTTTCACGGCGTGACGCCCGAGCCCTTCGCCGTCGAAGTCGTGTCCGTCGAGCGCGGGTTCATCGCCGGCAAGAGCGTCGTGTGGATCCGCTGCCCGGATGACCGCATGCAGCTTACCGGTCCGGTGCAGGGCATGAGCGGCTCCCCGATTTACCTCTGGTCCGATGACAAGCCCGATCACAAACTCGGCGAAGGCGGGCGGATGCTCGGGGCGTTCGCCTTCGGACATCGGCTCGGCAAGGACTGCTACGTCGGCGTGCAGCCGATCGAGCAGATGCTCGAAGCGGCGGCGCGCACGAAGGCCAAGCCGCAGGAGCAGGCCTCCGCCGGGCAGGAAGCGCGCAATGCGAATCTGGCGGCGGCGTATTCGGTGGCGCGTTCGCTGAATCTTTCGCCGCAGCAGACGTGGCGCATGGACGCCATCAGCAAGCTCGTCGGCTATCAGCCCCCCGCCGCCGACGCCACCCCGGCGCCCGCGGCGAATCTTCAGCACATGATGCTCCCCGTCGAGGTGTCCACACCGCAAATGGCGAGCATGCTCAACCCTTTCTTCAATCAGATTGGCCTCGCCGCCGAGCCGACGGCGGGGATTCCCACCTCCGCCCTGCCGCCCAAGTGGATCGATGTCGACAAGGTCAAGCTCGCGCCCGGTTCCGTGTTCGCCATCCCGCTCGTGTCCGGCCCGACTGACATGGCGGCGATCGGCACCACGACCGAAGTTCTCCCCGACGGGACCGCGCTGGCGTTCGGACACCAGATGTTCGCGGAGGGCGACACCGATGTGCCGATGGCCACTGGTTTCGTGCATTACATCCAGCCCAATCTCAGCGCCAGCTTCAAGCTCGGCGGATCGATCAAGACCGTCGGCGCCGTCCTGCGCGACGAGACGGTCGCCGTCGTCGGCAAGCCGGGGGCGGCGTATCCCGTGGCGCCGATGACGGTGCATGTGCGACATCCCGCGCACCCGGAGCTTGATCGCGATTTTGACTACACCGTCGTGCATCACAGCCGGCTCTTCCCCTCGCTCGTCGCCGCCGCCGCCGGGTCCGCGCTGGAGACCGACACGACGATCCCCATGCTTAACACGCTCGACGTCGTCGCCAATATCGCTTACCGCGACGGCCAGAAGCTCGACCTGCACCAGGTCATCCCCGGCGCCAACGCCGGCGCGCTGGCGACCGCCTTCGTCCCACCCATCGCATCGACCATCGAAAATGAATTCGGCACGATGCGCGTCGATCACATCGATGCGACCGTGACGATTCGCCCCTCCGTCGAAGCCGCGTCGATCCTCAGCGCGACCGTCGTGCAGTCCACGGTCAAGCCCGGCGAAACGCTCACCGTCAACATTCGTCTGCTGCCCTACCGTGGAACCGAAATGCTCAAGCAGGTTCGGATCAAGGTTCCCGAGGACACCGCCGACGGGCAGTACAATCTGACGATCGGCGGATCACAGACCTATCAGCAGGTCCGCGCCACGCTCCGCCCGCACCTGATGCGCGCCGACAATCAGGCGGAACTGATGCAGGCCATGCAGCAGCTTCTGAACATCCGCGACGATGCGCTCTACGTCGTGCTGCGATTGAATGATACGAACAATGTGGCGATCGGCCGCAGCGAGCTGCCGAGTCTGCCCAGTTCGCGGTTGGCGCTGATGGCGGTGCCGACCTCGACGGTCACCACGCCGTTCGTCCCGTCCGTGGACGTGATCGAGCCGACGCCGTTCGTCATCCTCAATCAGATCAGTCTGCCCGTTTCGGTGCAGGAAGACCCGACCGCCAAGCCCTGAGAGGGTATTTATCCGTAAAGGAGCCGCCGCTTGTTCGCCCGATTCATCCGCACGTTGATCATCGTGTTGTGTCTGAGCCCCGCGGCACTGGCTATTCGGCCCGGCGAATGGAAGCACCAGACCGAAGCCGACTTCGCCGCCGCCACGCTCGATCACACCGTCGCCACCAACCTCGGCGAAGTCCAGCTTTCGCTCGACACCAAGGAACTCGCCCAGCTCGAGGGCGACGATTCGATCGTCTACGACATCGCCCGCCTGCCCGACGGCCGTGTGTTTCTGGCGGTCGGTCCGCACGGCAAGCTCGTCCAGCTCGACGGCGAGAAAGTCACGACCGTCGCTGAATATGAAGGCGCGCAGGTATTCAGTCTCGAAGCCACGAAGGCCGGGCTCTGGGTCGGCGTCAGCGGCGCGACCAGCAA belongs to Planctomycetota bacterium and includes:
- the rnc gene encoding ribonuclease III, translating into MHDLDPDIQRRAEEIVGHTFANPAILSEALTHASVAEHRVQSNERMEFFGDAILGAVTCEYLFHNYPEYLEGELTKIKSAVVSRKVCAMIADQLGLTELLKLGKGMCGRDQLPASLAAAVYESMVAAIYLDGGFEPVRRFILEHMQPIIAETAASTHQQNFKSVLQQHAQKHLSELPSYILLDEKGPDHSKCFQVCAQISGRRYPAAWGSNKKEAEQQAALLALAELGVVVIGEDGTATVQDPAPAG